The DNA sequence GGTCCTGGAAGGAGAGGGTGGTCATGATGCTCATGAGGTCGGCGTTGAGCGCGTCGCTCATGTCGCGCAGCTCCTGGAGCTGTTCCTTGGTGACGCCGCCGGACTTCAGGCTGTGCAGGATGGTGTTGGACTTGGCCTGCATCTCCAGATGCTTTTCCACGACGTCCATGATCTCGCCGGTGGCCTGCTCGGTGGTGGAGAGGATGGTGTCCAGCTGGTCGGCGGCTTCGCTGAAAAGCTGGTCGGCCCGCTTCTTCTCCTTGACGATGACCGACCCGCCTTCGTCCTGCCGGGCGGTGGAGAGCTCCTTGTAGATGGACTGGAGGCCGTTTCGCATGTCGTCGCTCAGGCGCTTGTAGAACTCGCTCTGGAGCAGCGAGCGCGTCAGCGATTTGGAGAGCTCCTTTTCAACGGCCTGGGTGATGGCCCCTTTCAGGTTCTCCACCATCTCGTCCATGTAGCGGTCCATCAGGCTGTCGATCACGGTGTCTGTGTTGGCCATCACGAGTGCTGCTCCCACTTCTTGACGCGCAATTCATCGCGCTGTGTTTGGAAAACGAACTGAACGATGGTCTCCAGGTCGCGGTCGCGGATGCGGGTGAAATCAAGCGCCCAGATCTGCCTGCCGTCAAGCGTCTCCTCGCGCACCACGC is a window from the Fundidesulfovibrio putealis DSM 16056 genome containing:
- a CDS encoding protein phosphatase CheZ — encoded protein: MANTDTVIDSLMDRYMDEMVENLKGAITQAVEKELSKSLTRSLLQSEFYKRLSDDMRNGLQSIYKELSTARQDEGGSVIVKEKKRADQLFSEAADQLDTILSTTEQATGEIMDVVEKHLEMQAKSNTILHSLKSGGVTKEQLQELRDMSDALNADLMSIMTTLSFQDLTGQRIKRIIGAIKNVEAIVLDLYLSTGLKVKAHEEAPDMDLDQIEAEADKKVSDLKGPQTDSNQASVDDLLASLGL